Genomic DNA from Pedobacter africanus:
CCAGACAGGGCGATTTGCAGCAGCAGTTGCCGGTTCAGCTTGGACAGACCTGGTGAGTACTTATTTGTATGAAGGCCCACTTATGAAAAGACCGGATTTTTTTAGGACGGAGAACCATCAATTGAGAATAGGGAAATCATTATTTGAGGATATGCCTGCTTATCTGAATAATTCTCCAGTCTTAATGGCAGATAAAGTAACTACCCCGCTGCTGGGATGGGTAGGTGAAGATGATCGACATATTCATTCCTTGCAAAGCATGGAGTTTTATTTAGCGCTGCGAAGAGCAAATAAAGCGCATACTTTGTTAATTTATGCTGGGGAAGAGCATACAATTGATAAAAATGAAAATGCAATTGACCTTAGCGAGCGGATTATGCAATGGTTTGATTATTATCTGAAAGATGGAAAAAGGCAAGGTTGGATGAATAGCGACTATGTAAGATAATATTTGCCGCGATACCACCAAAGCCTATACCTCCAGTTTTAAGGAAGTATAGGCTATTTCTTTTAGCTTGTTCTGTTAATGTCCAACCGAAGTTTCCCAATCTCTATCTTTACGCTTATCCTGACTCATAATTTTTGATTTTATAGGCTCAACCTTTTGTATTGTTGGATTATCTTCTTTTGCTTTTATGTTTATATTATCTGTAAATTCGTCCTTACAAGAGGTCAAAAGAAACACCGAGAGAATCATTACATAAGCTATTTTTTTCATAATTTAAGTTTGTTTATTTTTTGTAAGGTATTAAAACTTGAGGGTATTTGGAAGCGAAATATGGCTTAGGATAGGGGTGTTTTATAGATAAAATCAAATAAGTAAATTATTTGTATAAAAAATATACCTATAATTGGGCTTTATAATTCCGTAAATTAGCTTTACGCAAGCTTTATGCCAATAAAACCCCTACAGAGCGAACAAGAGTTATTGGCAAAAGTTGCCAAAGGGGATGAGTATGCTTTCGGCTTGTTATATAATCAGTACAATAAAAAGGTATTTGGTTTCGCCCTACAATTATTGAACTCAGAAATTCTTGCGGAAGAGGTTATGCAGGTAACTATGCTAAAGCTTTGGCAAATGGAAGAGGGATTGAATGCTATTCAAAACCTAGATGCATACCTGCGGGTAACAAGCAGGAACATCTCCTACAATATGCTTCGCCGATTGAAGCTGGAGCAAAATGCGAGTGAAGCATTGGGAAGGGAATGGCTTGAAGAGCACAATGAGACCGAAGAGCAGATCATTCTAAAAGACACAAAAAAAATTCTGGAGGAGGCTATTGAGGCTTTGCCGCCTCAGCAGAAGCTGGTCTATCAACTTTGTCATCAGCAGGGGATGAAATATGAAGAGGCTGCAAAGCAGCTTAATTTGTCTCCTTTAAGTGTGCAGACTTACATGAAATTGGCCTTGCGTTTTTTAAGGGCTTATATTTCAAAGCGTACTGATGTAGCAGCATTATTGATTATTTTCAAATTATTTTAATCCTCCATATCCCCTAAGGAACTTCTGGCGTGTCATATAAGAAAGAGCATGTTGATTTAGTGTGAAAACACGGTTAAAAATTTGCCGACTTATGAAAGATAATCCAAGGCTATTAGCACTTTATAAACTTCATCGCGATAAACTTGCTTCAGCAGAGGAGCAGGAAGAATTTGAGAAACTATTGTCAGACCAAGAGAATGAAGAGTTTTTAAAAAGTTATTTCGATGAGGTTTGGGGCAAGCTTTCTGAACCAGTTTATGCTTCACAGGAGATATCAAACTCCAGGGAAATATTAGATGACATTATCCGTTCCCCACAAAAATTACCGCGTAAAGTTAAGCTATGGCCGAAATGGGCAGTTGCGGCATCTATTGCCATAGTTATTTTTACCGGGGGATACCTTTATTTCCAGACCCGCTCTCAGAATTCTAAATCAACTGAGATTGTTAATGATATTGCACCAGGTAAGAATGGGGCTACGCTAACATTGGCAAATGGACAAAAGATTTTGATCAATGATGCCCTGGCAGGGAACATTGCGACTCAGGCCGGGGTAAGCATTTCTAAAAATGCCAGTGGACAAATTATATACGAAATTACTGACAATGGTTCCAATAATTCAGCATACAATTCACTGTCAACTACACGGGGGGAACAGACACAGGTGCGTTTGCCTGACGGAACCCTCGTGTTTTTAAATGCAGAATCTTCTCTTAAATATCCTACAAGTTTTAGAAAATTAGATAAGAGGCAAGTTTCCCTTACTGGAGAGGGCTATTTTGAAGTAGCTAAAGACAAGGCGCATCCATTTATTGTAAAAACGGCTAACCAAGAAGTTGAAGTACTGGGAACTCACTTTAACATCAATACTTACAGCAGCGAGTCAAACGTAAGAACAACCTTACTAGAAGGGAGCGTGAAAATTTCCTCATCAAACAACAGTAAAATCCTTAAGCCAAACGAACAGGCGATTTTATCAGGTGATGGGAATATTAGGGTTAGTGAAGCTGACGCGGCTGTTGCAGTTGCCTGGAAAAACAACCAGTTTATGTTCGACAGTGAAAATATCCAAACTGTTATGCGGATGATCGAACGGTGGTACGATGTAGACGTAGAGTACGTTGGGGAAATAACCGATGAAAAATTCTGGGGTGGCGTGTCAAGGTTTGATAAGGTTTCTAAAGTTTTAAAATCCCTTGAGTCAACTGGTAAAGTTCATTTCAAAATTGAAGGAAGGAAAATATATGTTTCAAAATAACAAGTTATAACAATTAACCATTTATTAATCTAACGGCGAAGCCCTCTTTAGCACAAAGGGAGATGCACAAACGTTAAAAACCAAAACAACATGCAAAAAAGATTACGACAGGAAAGCTGAGGCTGAATACGAGTGAATAAACCAGAAGTGCGACTAACACTCCTGGCTCCGTTCAGCTCCGTTAACAATAAATTATCAACTAACATCACAGGATGCCCAAGCTTCGAAACAATAGGCAAACTGTTAAACCGAACTAAACAAATGTATAAAAATTATACTGAAGAGAATAGTATGCTCTTGCGGCATGCTTCAAAAATATGGCTCATTATGCGATTAACCACCGTGATATTAATAGCTACCTTTCTGCAAGTCAGCGCTTCTGGCTTTGCTCAGAAGATTACACTTTCTAAATCTAATGCTCCACTAAAAACAATTTTTAAGGAATTAAGGAACCAAAGTG
This window encodes:
- a CDS encoding RNA polymerase sigma factor; translation: MPIKPLQSEQELLAKVAKGDEYAFGLLYNQYNKKVFGFALQLLNSEILAEEVMQVTMLKLWQMEEGLNAIQNLDAYLRVTSRNISYNMLRRLKLEQNASEALGREWLEEHNETEEQIILKDTKKILEEAIEALPPQQKLVYQLCHQQGMKYEEAAKQLNLSPLSVQTYMKLALRFLRAYISKRTDVAALLIIFKLF
- a CDS encoding FecR family protein; this translates as MKDNPRLLALYKLHRDKLASAEEQEEFEKLLSDQENEEFLKSYFDEVWGKLSEPVYASQEISNSREILDDIIRSPQKLPRKVKLWPKWAVAASIAIVIFTGGYLYFQTRSQNSKSTEIVNDIAPGKNGATLTLANGQKILINDALAGNIATQAGVSISKNASGQIIYEITDNGSNNSAYNSLSTTRGEQTQVRLPDGTLVFLNAESSLKYPTSFRKLDKRQVSLTGEGYFEVAKDKAHPFIVKTANQEVEVLGTHFNINTYSSESNVRTTLLEGSVKISSSNNSKILKPNEQAILSGDGNIRVSEADAAVAVAWKNNQFMFDSENIQTVMRMIERWYDVDVEYVGEITDEKFWGGVSRFDKVSKVLKSLESTGKVHFKIEGRKIYVSK